From Alloacidobacterium dinghuense:
CAGCGATCCGAAATGGCAAGGCGGGGAATACAAGACAGAGCCAGAGCAGGGATTGAAGACCGCGATCGATATTCTCCTGATCATGGGGTCTTCGCCACTGCAGATGCAGAAGCTCTACCCGACGCGAGATGCGGCGGATGAGTATCTGAAGAAAGCCTATGCGAACTATCTGAGCACGCTCGACGCCAACGATTTTCTTTATCAATTTGCGTCGTCGCGTAATTATGATCCTTCACCGAATCTCGAGAAAATCTCGGTTCCAGTGATGGCGATAAATTCTGCCGACGATTTTGTCAATCCGCCGGAACTTGACATCATGCCCAAAGAGATTCGCCGCGTGCCTCGCGGCAGGTTCGTTCTGCTGCCTATTACTGACGCAACACGAGGTCACGGCACGCATACGCTTCCGGCAATTTGGGGCCAATATCTGGCAGAGTTGTTGAAGGAGTCTGAGCCTGCAACCGCGCATTAGCATTCGCAGACTCAGGTGTCTCATTTTGCGTCATGGTGTTACGTTGAAGTCTGCTTCGTCTGAGGAGAGGGAACTGCCGCCAATCCATACGGTGTAGTGTGTTGGTTCAATGACGGCGTTGCTTTCCGCATTGTAAAAGGAGAGTTCCGGAAAGCCCAGATCGAAAGTTACCTCTTTGGATTCGCCCGGTTTGAGCGTGATTCTGCTGAAGCCCTGAAGACTGCGTATCGGCTGCTCGACGCTTGCACCGAGATTGCGAACATAGCATTGCGCGATCTCAGTAGCTGTGCGGTTTCCTCTATTTGTCACTGTCGCGGTTGCAGTTATGACCTTCTTCGCGCTTTCACGATTGGCTTCGCGCAGCGGAACAGTCGGCCGCGACAACGCGACTTTTCCGTATGAGAATTTTGTGTAGCTGAGACCGAACCCGAATGGAAAGAGCGCATCATTGGGCACGTCGATATAGCGGGAGACGAAGCGGGAGTCGGGACCGGGAGGCTTGGTGAGATCCGCGTGAAACGGAGGGCGTCCGGTGGGGAATTGGTTGTAGTAAAGCGGCTCCTGACCTACTGCACGCGGGAAGCTCATGGGCAGCTTGCCGCTGGGAGAGACATCGCCGTAGAGCACGTCGGCGATGGCAGAGCCGGCTTCGGTTCCGGGAAACCAGACTTCGATGATGGCGGTAACATGCTGCGCGGCCCAGTCCAGCACGAGCGGGCGTCCTGAGAAGACCAGCAGCACGATGGGCTTGTTGGTGGCGGCCACTGCTTCGAGAAGTTTCTCCTGATTTCCGGGAAGATCGAGATATGCGCGTGATCCGGCTTCGCCGCTCATCGCACCGGATTCGCCCAGCGCCAGCACGGCGACATCTGCCTGTTCCGCAGCGTGCACGGCTTCGGCGAATCCATCCTCTGATGTTCCGGTGATTTCTGTGCCTTTGGCGTATGTCACCGATCCGCCGTATTGTTTTGCCCGGGCGTCGAGTGCGCTCCTAATTGTGACAACGTCCGCCAGTTGTGGGCCGCCGCTCCAAGAGCCCATCATTTCGCCGGGGTTGTCAGCAAGCGGGCCGATGAGAGCAATCTTTCTGGCATCGGTGGAGAAGGGAAGTACCGATTGGCTCTGGCCGGCGGAGTCATTCTTGAGCAGCACGAGGGATTCTTCCGCTGCTTTTCGCACTAGAGGACGGTGCTCCGGGACGGCGGCCGTGACTTCTGTTCCGCGCGCGTAGGGATGTTCGAAGAGGCCGAGTGCGAACTTTACGCGAAGCACCCGGCGCACCGATTCATCGACGACACTCATCGGGACCTGTCCGGAGCTGATAAGTTCCGGCAGTTTTGTGTCGTAGAAGTGCGACATCATGTCGATATCGACGCCAGCGAGAAGCGCTTTGCGGGTTGCTGTTGCCGCGTCGAGGGCGATGCCGTGATTGACCAGCTCCATGACCGCTGTGTAGTCGCTGACCACGAGGCCGTTGAAGCCCCACTCATCGCGGAGAATGTTCTGCATGAGGAAGCGATTGGCGGTGGCCGGCGTGCCGTTGAGAGCATTGAAGGCGCTCATAACGGTGGCTGCGCCCGCGTCGATGGCGGCTTTGTAGGGCGGCAAGTAGATTTGGCGCAGGCGAATCTCGGACATGTCCGTCGTGTTGTATTCGCGGCCCGCCTCGGCGGCTCCATACGCAGCGAAGTGCTTTACGCATGCGGCGACGCTGTCGGGATTGGAGAGACTGGTACCTTGGTAACCGAGCACATAGGCTCGCGCCATGGCAGCGCCAAGGTACGGATCTTCACCTGCGCCTTCAGTGGTGCGGCCCCAGCGCGCATCGCGGGAGATGTCTACCATGGGAGAGTAGAACCAGCGTATGCCTGCGGTTGTAGACTCTTCGGCTGACATGCGCGCGAGGGATTGAACGAGATCAGGGTCGAAAGTGGCTGCGAGGCCGATGGGTTGGGGATAGATGGTGCGATAGCCGTGAATGATGTCGGCGCCAAATAGCAGCGGGATGTGAAGGCGGCTCTTATCGACTGCCGCATGCTGGAAGGCGTTCGTGCGCTCGGCCCCGACGGTATTGAGCATCGAGCCGAGCCTTCCGCTGGAAGCCAGATCCATTGAGTTCACGTTATTGTTCGCTTCCGGATTCGCGGCAATCTGTGTGGGACTTGTGGCAGATTGATAGCCGCTGTCGTTGTACTGCACGAGTTGGCCAATCTTTTCTTCGAGGGTCATTTGCTTCAGGAGATCGTTGACCCGTCGTTCGATGGCGGGAGTGGCAAGCTGCGGGCTCGATGGTGCGGGCCGTTGCTGTGCGATTGCTGTCGGCAATAAAGCGAGGCTGAGTCCGAAAACTGCAAGTGTTCGGGTTGCGGCCCGTGATGCGGAGGCGAAGTGAAGTGCTTTGAGAGCCAACTTAGTTCCCCTGTAGATTGGATTCTTTGTGTGGATGCGCGGAGTCGCTGAAAGCGGCTTCGCTTGCTTGCGGAGCCCAGGCGGTTGATTGGCGTTCGACAAACGTCGGCAGAAGGCGGATAGGGTGCGTCGACCAGTCCTGTTTCTCGGTGTGAATCATTTGCAGCAGAGTGCTCGCGGCGACGCGGCCCATCTCCTGCAAAGGCTGCCGCACGGTGGTGAGAGGAGGATTGTTTGTCGCTGCGCTCAAGATGTCGTCGAAACCGACGACGGACACCTGTGCGGGCACTTGTATTCCTGCTTCGCGGAGAACCGTGATGGCGCCGATTGCAGCGAGGTCGTTGAAGGCAAAGATGGCAGTGAAACGAACGTCCCGTTCGAGCAGCGCGATTGTTGCCGTTCTGCCTGGCTCGGTGCCGAGTCCATGATCTTCCAATTGAATCACCAGGCGTGGGTTGATCTCGATTCCAAGTTCGGCGGCTACTTTGCAGATTGCGCGCCAGCGCGCGAGCGTGTCAGAGCTGAAGCTTTGGCCCTTGATGAACGCGATCTCGCGGTGTTGCAGGCGAGTGAGGTGATCGAGAGCATAACGCGCGGCGAGCAGATGATCGAGCTCAATATTTACCACTGATGGACGATGATGGTGATCGGACACTGCGACGACCGGTATTGGCAGATCTTCTTCGATTGTGGAGTCTACGGCGATGATTCCGTCGACAGCACGCGAGAGCAACAGGGAAGGATATTCGCGCAGAAGGTCAGTGCGATGCCGGTGGCTCACGACGAAGTAGAAGAATCCGGAAAGAAGCAGAACTTCTTCAATGCCTCCCAGAACAGCAGTGGAGTAGCCTTCGCTGATTTCGGGAACCATTACGCCTACAGTTTTGCTTCGCTTACTGCGAAGGCTTCGCGCCAGAACGTTCGCCTTGTAGTTAAGCTTCGCGGCAGCGGCGAGAACACGCTGCTCCGTTTCGGACGAAATGCGGTGGTTCTTAGCTGATCCGCTTAGCACGCGAGAGACGGTGGTTTGTGAGAGCCCGAGATGGCGAGCGAGTTCCTTGAGATCGGGCCGAGTGACGATTCTATCCGAAGTAGTCTTACTATCCTTCGAAGTCATGCCGCCCTTTCGAGCCTGCCGCATCGCTAGTTATTTGCTCCGCTTTGGTTCTAATCCGACTTCGATAAGCAATAGCGCATTGCTGTCGAGCTTCAGGTTCAGCGTGCCGTCGGTGAGGGTAAGGTGTTCCGGCGCGCCGAGCGCTGTTTGCTTGTTCATCTGTTCTACCTGAGCTTCGGTAGGATCGAGCGGACTGCCGATCGCTTTATACGCTGCGAGCGTATTTCCGTGCGTATTGTCAACGCGGCTGATGGAGACAACTGCGTTTGTTGGCACTCCTTGGAGGACGAGCTGGATGTCCTTTTCGCTTCCCGTCTTGTCGGGATCGACCAGATTCCACAGTGCAATTGCAAGACTTCCGTCCTGACGTTTTGTCGCAATGACATTTGTAGAAGGATTGGCGATGCGTTGATCTCCCAGATGGTGAAGCAGCGCGAATGCGTAATAGCTGGGTTTGTTTATGCCTCCCTTTGCGCGCAGCCCGAATTGTCCTTCAAACGGTTTCGGAATCGGGCCTCCCTCTTCGAAGACGTCGGAGAACGTCCAGAAGGACATCATGTCGACGACGCCATCGCATTCGCGGATAGTGTTTGCCAGACCTGTTCCGACAAAGGAGGTATCGCGCGATTCATTCATGCCCTGGACATTCCATTCGGTCCAGAAGAGGGGCAGATGAGGCATGGCTGAGGCTTGAATCTGCTTTCTTACTTTTTCAATGGCGCGGCAGACGCGATCATCCATCGGGATGTCTTCGTTGGTTCCGAAGAGATTCTCGACGGTGTCGTCTGCATAGCCGTGGCTGGAGACGAAGTCAACAGGTACGTGATTGTCGGCGGCATATTTCAGGAAGTCGTCTACCCAGGATGCTGCGGCGGTGGCGGGTCCTCCTACGCGAAGACGCGGGCTTACAGACTTCAAATCGCGCGCGGTGTGAGCGTAGAGGTCGAAATAGCTTTGTTTGCGCGGGATGCCATTCCAGAAATCAATGTTGGGCTCATTCCAAACTTCGAAGTACCACTGCGAAACTTCATCGATGCCGTAACGGTCGACGAGATGCTGTGCGAAGTGTGTTATCAGAGCATCCCAGGCTTCCATGC
This genomic window contains:
- a CDS encoding glycoside hydrolase family 3 N-terminal domain-containing protein, with the protein product MALKALHFASASRAATRTLAVFGLSLALLPTAIAQQRPAPSSPQLATPAIERRVNDLLKQMTLEEKIGQLVQYNDSGYQSATSPTQIAANPEANNNVNSMDLASSGRLGSMLNTVGAERTNAFQHAAVDKSRLHIPLLFGADIIHGYRTIYPQPIGLAATFDPDLVQSLARMSAEESTTAGIRWFYSPMVDISRDARWGRTTEGAGEDPYLGAAMARAYVLGYQGTSLSNPDSVAACVKHFAAYGAAEAGREYNTTDMSEIRLRQIYLPPYKAAIDAGAATVMSAFNALNGTPATANRFLMQNILRDEWGFNGLVVSDYTAVMELVNHGIALDAATATRKALLAGVDIDMMSHFYDTKLPELISSGQVPMSVVDESVRRVLRVKFALGLFEHPYARGTEVTAAVPEHRPLVRKAAEESLVLLKNDSAGQSQSVLPFSTDARKIALIGPLADNPGEMMGSWSGGPQLADVVTIRSALDARAKQYGGSVTYAKGTEITGTSEDGFAEAVHAAEQADVAVLALGESGAMSGEAGSRAYLDLPGNQEKLLEAVAATNKPIVLLVFSGRPLVLDWAAQHVTAIIEVWFPGTEAGSAIADVLYGDVSPSGKLPMSFPRAVGQEPLYYNQFPTGRPPFHADLTKPPGPDSRFVSRYIDVPNDALFPFGFGLSYTKFSYGKVALSRPTVPLREANRESAKKVITATATVTNRGNRTATEIAQCYVRNLGASVEQPIRSLQGFSRITLKPGESKEVTFDLGFPELSFYNAESNAVIEPTHYTVWIGGSSLSSDEADFNVTP
- a CDS encoding LacI family DNA-binding transcriptional regulator, translating into MRQARKGGMTSKDSKTTSDRIVTRPDLKELARHLGLSQTTVSRVLSGSAKNHRISSETEQRVLAAAAKLNYKANVLARSLRSKRSKTVGVMVPEISEGYSTAVLGGIEEVLLLSGFFYFVVSHRHRTDLLREYPSLLLSRAVDGIIAVDSTIEEDLPIPVVAVSDHHHRPSVVNIELDHLLAARYALDHLTRLQHREIAFIKGQSFSSDTLARWRAICKVAAELGIEINPRLVIQLEDHGLGTEPGRTATIALLERDVRFTAIFAFNDLAAIGAITVLREAGIQVPAQVSVVGFDDILSAATNNPPLTTVRQPLQEMGRVAASTLLQMIHTEKQDWSTHPIRLLPTFVERQSTAWAPQASEAAFSDSAHPHKESNLQGN
- a CDS encoding GH39 family glycosyl hydrolase — protein: MRLKDSFCIGLVLAALLTSSQPLFAQEKIEINAQAQTTPFPHFWEQMFGSGRANLTLRESYRNDLRAVKQATDFRYVRFHAILHDENGVYNEDEHGNPVYNFSYVDQIYDGLLKNGVRPVVEISFMPKKLAFNPDALHPFWYKQNVSPPKSMEAWDALITHFAQHLVDRYGIDEVSQWYFEVWNEPNIDFWNGIPRKQSYFDLYAHTARDLKSVSPRLRVGGPATAAASWVDDFLKYAADNHVPVDFVSSHGYADDTVENLFGTNEDIPMDDRVCRAIEKVRKQIQASAMPHLPLFWTEWNVQGMNESRDTSFVGTGLANTIRECDGVVDMMSFWTFSDVFEEGGPIPKPFEGQFGLRAKGGINKPSYYAFALLHHLGDQRIANPSTNVIATKRQDGSLAIALWNLVDPDKTGSEKDIQLVLQGVPTNAVVSISRVDNTHGNTLAAYKAIGSPLDPTEAQVEQMNKQTALGAPEHLTLTDGTLNLKLDSNALLLIEVGLEPKRSK